A window of the Acipenser ruthenus unplaced genomic scaffold, fAciRut3.2 maternal haplotype, whole genome shotgun sequence genome harbors these coding sequences:
- the LOC131735423 gene encoding protein crumbs homolog 1-like, whose translation CSFTFFTFSFFPFLTGVGCETNIDECESNPCANGGQCEDGIDDYTCLCPAAGQDATPWGGKNCDTQLVGCQENDCQNGATCQPTYQSGTHNYSCHCPPGFYDDHCNTSTTFSFTSSGYILIEVPLTNRTKRGVGTTKASISLRFRTTLPDRIIFYRGDNSDYMYLEIVEGLLHARAVLGGSHVNTSLPRKVNDGQWQEISVTLKDGLVLAHTNCEDGDCTKTQEGQELLRNIPESFKMVSVGGVQFEFLLNNTESRMNFTGCIEDLLIDSHPVLPQRISESMAEGLQLGCSKPEWCEPNPCSDQGSCVDLWTSSRCHCFRPFHGPNCSNEYTSATFSQEDSTSSASFNISSSHGSNFTVSFFLRTLKQEGLIFQLSNDTGPYFTLYLKMGRINVQTLSDTPAVAPMYCANGEKQLLTVHSSDGRVTVGQSHLDYKLTQLPSVSVEAGDVAHVGGLSVEEDASAWGGYFKGCLQDLRLDNSLLEFFPLENGNSSMTKDMYGFRKTVNVTQGCHSDDTCRSGPCENGGSCQVTWNDFVCSCLANFTGRTCERRVWCSSSPCPHLSQCVDVPGGYECRANATFQENNTIEYAANKSLNWPVTSISLDVRTRDGNAVLLRATNQVELFCIGLHNSTLLVKLRTENSVEIVTIQSDFPITDGLWHNIMVGMTEPKQGSSRWAITVDGKQNGTSLGEAGNLNFLNESTVMLAENYTGCLGTVRVGGVYLSFTEDHTVPQREQFIKRSGEEIQIGCRGNPVCTPNPCYHEGKCEDLFNFFECSCPQGWGGLYCQSNIDDCQSSPCLHGNCTDLLAGYKCDCYPGYTGRDCETNIDDCAENLCQNGGVCSDGIDTFSCACPHQFTGPLCQWPYPPLQCGKEFWCQNDGDCEDGIWGAKCTCRTGFTGESCETDINECVPNPCLNSGTCRDLVNNYECSCGASYVGQRCETDKQEQTDTIPVVVIAVPVVCGCLLLMIIGLIFMVLTARKRRQSEGTYSPSQQEVAGARLEMGSVLKVPPEERLI comes from the exons TCTGCAGCTTTACATTTttcaccttttctttttttccttttcttacaGGAGTGGGCTGCGAGACCAACATTGACGAATGTGAAAGCAACCCCTGTGCGAACGGGGGCCAATGTGAAGACGGCATCGACGACTATACCTGCCTGTGCCCTGCAGCAGGACAAGACGCCACCCCCTGGGGAGGCAAAAACTGTGACACCCAGTTGGTGGGCTGCCAGGAGAACGACTGTCAAAACGGAGCGACATGCCAACCGACCTACCAGAGCGGCACTCACAACTACTCCTGCCACTGCCCCCCGGGTTTCTATGATGACCACTGCAACACCTCAACCACATTTTCCTTCACATCATCAGGCTACATTCTCATAGAGGTTCCGCTGACAAACAGAACCAAGAGGGGCGTGGGCACCACCAAAGCCAGCATCAGCCTCCGATTCAGGACCACCTTACCTGATAGGATTATATTTTACAGGGGGGACAACTCAGACTACATGTACCTGGAGATCGTCGAGGGCCTCCTTCATGCTAGGGCAGTGCTAGGGGGCTCTCACGTCAATACATCTCTGcctagaaaagtaaatgatggccAGTGGCAGGAAATCAGTGTGACTTTGAAAGATGGTTTAGTGCTGGCCCATACAAACTGTGAGGATGGAGACTGCACAAAGACCCAGGAGGGCCAGGAACTGCTCCGTAATATTCCAGAGTCCTTCAAGATGGTCTCTGTTGGTGGGGTCCAGTTTGAGTTCTTACTCAACAACACTGAAAGCAGGATGAATTTCACTGGCTGCATAGAGGACCTCCTGATTGATTCCCACCCCGTGCTTCCTCAGAGGATTTCTGAGAGCATGGCGGAGGGATTGCAGCTCGGCTGCAGCAAGCCGGAGTGGTGCGAGCCCAACCCGTGTTCAGATCAGGGCAGCTGTGTGGATCTGTGGACCAGCTCCAGATGCCACTGCTTCCGTCCTTTTCATGGGCCCAATTGTTCTAACG AGTACACATCAGCAACCTTCAGCCAGGAAGACAGCACTAGTTCCGCCTCCTTTAACATCAGCAGCAGTCACGGCTCCAACTTCACAGTCTCCTTTTTCCTGCGCACGCTGAAGCAAGAGGGCTTGATATTTCAGCTCAGTAATGACACAGGCCCATACTTCACCCTCTATCTGAAGATGGGCAGGATCAACGTGCAGACCCTGTCGGACACCCCTGCAGTGGCGCCCATGTACTGTGCCAACGGAGAGAAGCAGCTGCTCACCGTGCATTCCAGTGATGGCAGGGTCACGGTCGGACAGTCTCATCTGGATTATAAACTGACCCAGCTGCCTTCCGTCTCAGTCGAGGCTGGGGATGTAGCCCATGTTGGAGGCCTTTCTGTGGAAGAGGATGCATCTGCCTGGGGAGGGTATTTCAAGGGCTGTTTGCAGGACCTGCGGCTTGACAACTCGCTCCTGGAGTTCTTCCCTCTGGAGAACGGTAACTCCAGCATGACAAAAGACATGTACGGCTTCAGGAAGACTGTTAATGTCACGCAGGGTTGCCACAGCGATGACACCTGTCGG TCTGGACCCTGTGAGAATGGAGGCTCCTGTCAAGTGACCTGGAACGACTTTGTCTGCTCGTGTCTTGCGAACTTCACCGGCAGGACGTGTGAAAGGAGAGTGTGGTGCAGCAGCAGCCCCTGTCCACACCTCAGCCAGTGTGTGGACGTGCCTGGGGGCTACGAGT GCAGAGCAAATGCAACATTTCAGGAAAACAACACTATTGAATATGCTGCCAACAAGTCTCTCAACTGGCCAGTAACAAGCATTTCCCTGGACGTGAGGACCAGAGATGGGAATGCGGTTCTTCTGCGAGCCACCAACCAAGTGGAACTTTTCTGCATTGGActccacaactccacactgctggtcaAGCTGAGGACAGAGAACAGTGTGGAAATAGTCACCATACAGAGCGACTTCCCCATCACAGACGGCCTGTGGCATAACATCATGGTTGGTATGACGGAACCGAAGCAGGGGTCATCGAGATGGGCCATCACGGTGGACGGGAAACAGAACGGAACCAGCCTGGGCGAGGCTGGCAACCTCAACTTCCTCAACGAATCTACTGTGATGCTGGCTGAGAATTACACAGGCTGCCTCGGGACTGTGAGAGTGGGTGGAGTGTATCTCTCTTTCACCGAAGACCACACAGTACCGCAGCGGGAGCAGTTTATCAAGCGCAGCGGGGAAGAGATTCAAATCGGGTGCAGAGGAAACCCGGTCTGCACTCCAAACCCCTGTTACCATGAGGGAAAGTGTGAGGATCTGTTTAACTTCTTTGAGTGCAGTTGTCCCCAGGGCTGGGGTGGGCTATATTGCCAGTCTAATATTGACGACTGCCAGTCCAGTCCCTGTCTCCATGGCAATTGTACTGACTTGCTGGCTGGCTACAAGTGCGACTGTTACCCAGGTTACACTGGGAGGGACTGTGAAACAAACATTGATGACTGTGCTGAAAACCTGTGTCAGAATGGAGGGGTGTGCTCTGATGGTATCGACACTTTCAGCTGTGCCTGCCCTCATCAGTTCACAGGTCCTCTATGCCA GTGGCCCTACCCGCCATTGCAGTGTGGGAAGGAGTTCTGGTGTCAGAACGATGGAGACTGTGAAGATGGCATCTGGGGAGCTAAATGTACCTGCAGGACTGGCTTCACTGGAGAGAG CTGTGAAACTGATATAAATGAGTGCGTCCCCAACCCCTGCCTCAACAGTGGCACCTGCCGAGACCTGGTCAACAATTACGAGTGCAGCTGCGGTGCCAGCTATGTGGGACAGCGCTGCGAGACTGAT